In the genome of Sorangium aterium, one region contains:
- a CDS encoding DNA polymerase IV — protein MRQILHVDMDAFFASVEQLDDPSLRGRPVLVGGASRRGVVAAASYEARASGARSAMPMVEALRRCPQAIVVPVRHARYAEVSAQVFAIFRRFTPLVEGLSLDEAFLDVTASRALFGDGEAIAAQIKRAIRDETGLTASAGVASCKFAAKIASDLRKPDGLVVVPGDVAAFLAPLPLERMWGVGPRAADRLHAAGLATIGDLARCPAPRLHELLGPAWGEHVRLLAAGVDERAVVPGRAAESIGAEETVEEDLRGREPIERWLLDLSGRVARRLLKAGLSCRAVVVKLKYSDFTLRTRQARLSEPVSDTDSIYICAKGLLSRFDLSRPVRLVGVAAGDLTSQTAGPTLSLFPVASERRRRLEGVVAEVAERFGGKGLTRAALLERTEQTKQTKQTEQPPSGQRGAAPGGRGTAREKKI, from the coding sequence ATGCGACAGATCCTCCACGTCGACATGGACGCGTTCTTCGCGTCGGTCGAGCAGCTCGACGACCCGTCGCTGCGAGGCCGCCCCGTCCTGGTGGGCGGCGCCTCCCGGCGGGGCGTCGTCGCGGCCGCGTCGTACGAGGCGCGCGCCTCGGGCGCCCGCTCGGCGATGCCGATGGTCGAGGCGCTCCGCCGCTGCCCGCAGGCGATCGTGGTGCCGGTGCGGCACGCCCGCTACGCCGAGGTGAGCGCGCAGGTGTTCGCGATCTTCCGCCGCTTCACGCCGCTCGTGGAGGGGCTGTCGCTCGACGAGGCGTTCCTCGACGTGACCGCGAGCCGCGCGCTCTTCGGCGACGGCGAGGCGATCGCGGCGCAGATCAAGCGCGCGATCCGCGACGAGACCGGGCTCACGGCCTCCGCCGGCGTCGCGTCCTGCAAGTTCGCCGCGAAGATCGCGAGCGATCTGCGGAAGCCCGACGGCCTCGTCGTCGTCCCCGGCGACGTCGCCGCCTTCCTCGCGCCGCTACCGCTCGAGCGCATGTGGGGCGTGGGCCCGCGCGCGGCCGATCGGCTTCACGCGGCGGGGCTCGCGACCATCGGCGATCTCGCGCGCTGCCCCGCGCCGCGCCTCCACGAGCTGCTCGGCCCCGCGTGGGGCGAGCACGTCCGGCTGCTCGCCGCGGGCGTCGACGAGCGCGCCGTCGTCCCGGGCCGTGCGGCGGAGTCGATCGGCGCGGAGGAGACCGTGGAGGAGGACCTCCGGGGCAGGGAGCCGATCGAGCGCTGGCTGCTCGATCTGTCGGGCCGCGTGGCGCGGCGCCTGCTCAAGGCGGGCCTGTCCTGCCGCGCGGTGGTGGTGAAGCTCAAGTACTCGGACTTCACGCTGCGGACGCGCCAGGCGAGGCTGTCCGAGCCGGTCAGCGACACGGATTCGATCTACATCTGCGCGAAGGGGCTGCTCTCGCGCTTCGATCTCTCGCGGCCGGTGCGGCTCGTCGGCGTCGCCGCCGGCGACCTGACGAGCCAGACCGCCGGCCCGACGCTGAGCCTGTTCCCGGTCGCCTCGGAGCGCCGTCGGCGCCTCGAGGGCGTCGTCGCGGAGGTGGCCGAGCGCTTCGGCGGGAAAGGGCTCACCCGCGCGGCCCTGCTGGAACGGACGGAACAGACGAAACAGACGAAACAGACGGAACAGCCGCCCTCGGGCCAGCGGGGCGCGGCCCCGGGCGGGCGCGGGACCGCGCGAGAGAAGAAGATCTAG
- a CDS encoding MBL fold metallo-hydrolase → MSRSFGTALVAAALLAGGCLDAEDGATAPAPVIHTQSAGMNGIYVNAYLVETEHGVVAVDAMLTVSDAIALRQKLDGLGKPLLAVLLTHGHPDHYNGVTELVRGLDAPILATAAVDQVIRRDDEAKAAQWTPVFGEEWPAARTFPSRIVASGETVTLDDVSFQVEDLGPGESHADSIWVIKADPPIAFIGDAAFNGTHSYLSDGHSGEWLGNLDTLEQALGPDTVVYPGHGEQGTVELLDPQRAYLHLYRDTVRSLSDGESLTPEAKESLTGVMKGHLPTDKLEFLIPLGADPVAAELAREAE, encoded by the coding sequence ATGTCACGGAGCTTTGGAACAGCGCTGGTCGCCGCGGCTTTGCTCGCCGGAGGGTGCCTGGACGCAGAGGACGGCGCGACGGCGCCCGCGCCCGTCATCCATACGCAGAGCGCAGGGATGAACGGCATCTATGTGAACGCCTATCTGGTCGAGACGGAGCACGGGGTCGTCGCCGTCGACGCGATGCTCACCGTGTCCGACGCCATCGCGCTGCGACAGAAGCTCGATGGGCTGGGTAAACCGCTCCTCGCCGTGCTCCTCACGCACGGCCACCCCGATCACTACAACGGCGTGACCGAGCTCGTTCGCGGGCTCGACGCGCCCATCCTGGCGACGGCGGCCGTCGACCAGGTGATCCGGCGGGACGACGAGGCCAAGGCGGCGCAGTGGACCCCGGTGTTCGGCGAGGAGTGGCCCGCAGCGCGCACCTTCCCGAGCCGGATCGTCGCGTCCGGAGAGACCGTCACGCTCGACGACGTCTCGTTCCAGGTCGAGGATCTCGGGCCCGGCGAGTCGCACGCGGACAGCATCTGGGTCATCAAGGCCGATCCGCCGATCGCCTTCATCGGCGATGCCGCCTTCAACGGCACGCACTCCTACCTGTCGGACGGCCACTCGGGCGAGTGGCTCGGGAACCTCGACACGCTGGAACAGGCGCTCGGCCCGGACACCGTCGTGTACCCCGGCCACGGCGAGCAAGGCACCGTGGAACTGCTCGATCCACAGCGCGCCTATCTCCACCTCTACCGCGACACCGTGCGATCGCTGTCCGACGGCGAGAGCCTGACGCCCGAGGCCAAGGAGTCGCTCACAGGGGTGATGAAGGGCCACTTGCCGACAGACAAGCTGGAGTTCCTGATCCCGCTCGGCGCCGACCCGGTCGCGGCCGAGCTCGCCCGCGAGGCGGAATGA
- a CDS encoding outer membrane protein assembly factor BamB family protein produces the protein MARIVDTRCPRCGAPLPIQAGMDAVTCQYCGARSLVDRGRKPTTAPIPQGMHVVRVAPPSSNAAGVIVMSVVVAMVVVGAAAGAFVMNASGPSRGGSTPLLGVVAKTYFSDRPMLADVNGDGTPDVIGKSNVPGGEEWIAAYDGRDGKPIWKTAALTKDAANHEARRAIVFDRMISIDALGKVQAHDLRTGTPSWSALLGEKARRLCQGDGVIVVETVDDAKHGLEPATGKRRELAKDAACKTVPSSIQEEAPGYRFARWHEFDELGLPGSHEVEGMSVSGAIIPSGPGPRFLLGGRSKGSQVGMVAAVDNKKKVLWKTVVPGVDPLTTRATGVEAGAYEGGFLVVPYDMKDHKDGTRLACFEAATGKRLWDVQVHKKSQVSSGISISANDVFFASWTALYVFSLKTGQLRYMIGTEF, from the coding sequence ATGGCACGGATCGTCGATACCAGGTGTCCGCGCTGCGGCGCCCCGCTGCCGATTCAGGCGGGGATGGATGCAGTCACCTGCCAGTACTGCGGCGCGCGGTCGCTCGTCGATCGCGGCAGGAAGCCGACCACCGCGCCGATCCCGCAAGGCATGCACGTCGTCCGGGTCGCCCCGCCGTCCAGCAACGCCGCGGGGGTCATCGTGATGTCGGTCGTCGTGGCCATGGTCGTGGTCGGCGCGGCCGCCGGCGCCTTCGTGATGAACGCGTCGGGGCCGTCCAGGGGCGGGTCGACGCCGCTCCTCGGCGTCGTAGCGAAAACGTACTTCAGCGATCGGCCCATGCTCGCCGACGTGAACGGCGACGGCACGCCGGACGTGATCGGCAAGAGCAACGTCCCCGGCGGCGAGGAGTGGATCGCGGCCTACGACGGGCGCGACGGGAAGCCGATCTGGAAGACGGCGGCGCTCACCAAGGACGCGGCCAACCACGAGGCGCGGCGCGCGATCGTCTTCGATCGGATGATCTCGATCGACGCGCTGGGCAAGGTGCAGGCCCATGATCTGCGCACCGGGACGCCGTCGTGGTCGGCGTTGCTCGGCGAGAAGGCGAGGCGGCTGTGCCAGGGCGACGGCGTGATCGTCGTCGAGACGGTCGACGACGCGAAGCACGGGCTCGAGCCGGCGACCGGGAAGCGGCGCGAGCTGGCGAAGGACGCGGCCTGCAAGACGGTTCCGAGCTCGATCCAGGAAGAGGCGCCCGGCTATCGGTTCGCCCGCTGGCACGAGTTCGACGAGCTCGGGCTGCCCGGGTCGCATGAGGTCGAGGGCATGTCGGTGAGCGGCGCGATCATCCCGAGCGGGCCCGGGCCGCGGTTCCTGCTCGGCGGCCGCAGCAAGGGCAGCCAGGTCGGCATGGTGGCCGCGGTGGACAACAAGAAGAAGGTGCTCTGGAAGACGGTGGTGCCCGGCGTCGACCCGCTGACCACGCGGGCCACGGGGGTGGAGGCGGGGGCCTATGAAGGCGGGTTCCTGGTCGTCCCCTATGACATGAAGGATCACAAAGACGGCACGCGCCTCGCCTGCTTCGAGGCGGCCACCGGCAAGCGGCTGTGGGACGTGCAGGTTCACAAGAAGTCGCAGGTCTCGTCCGGGATCTCGATCTCGGCGAACGACGTCTTCTTCGCCAGCTGGACGGCGCTTTATGTCTTCTCGCTGAAGACGGGGCAACTCAGGTACATGATCGGAACCGAGTTCTAG